DNA from Megalops cyprinoides isolate fMegCyp1 chromosome 14, fMegCyp1.pri, whole genome shotgun sequence:
CATTAGCTGgttatttagttatttagttGGTTATTTAGCTGGTCTGCTATTTAAATAATTGCTCAGCCTTTGCTTGTCCTTACACTTCACTCCACTACAATCCCACTACAGCCAGAGTAAGATCTAAAGGAGATGTACCACAACATgtcattttaagtttttatgCATAATAACAATGTAGTCACCTTCAGTAATGTTATTAAATTCATGCAATCTAAAGACAATTTTTTTATGTCTTCCTGCAAAATATCTccacataacataacatattgCCATCCCATTACCTGTGGCAGCCAAGCATTATATTCTTACACAAGCCAGACAAAGGGGAAATCTCCATTTCTCCAACAGGTTATCGCCCCCGAATAAacttgttctttctttttgcttttgtcttcCCTCTTTACACAAGGAAGAAGATACCCAGAGGTATTGCTCTAGACTGTGGTTTTTATCAGTAAAGTTTGGCTCCAGAGATGTCCCAATGTCTGACCCTTTTGCCATGAAAGCAAAGAACATTGGCAAGGGCAATTAGCTGACAGCTGTTTGAAACACAAACCATTAGCCAAGGATCCCCTTTTAAACCTGATACAATTAGCTATCTATTGTCATCTCTAGCAGATGGAAACATACATAGATACAactaataaacaaatataacCATCATGATGTTCCAGAAAGGCATATTTGGAATAGGTGGCACATTATCAAATGCTCAGTATATAGAGAGAATGGTGAATGGAATCTGGGGGATGTGTTCCACTGAGTAACTATTCAAGCATGTTCCAGAATTCTGCATGTGGTTCTACAATATATTTAGAATTAGAATTCAAGTTCTCTGGCATTTGCATGAAAAAGTTTCACTGAATTTCATCATGACCCCTCAAACACctcttttcaatatttcagcTTATGTGAGTGACGTTCTCCTGGACCAGATCTGAACCAGAGCAAGAGACGAACAGCATTTTCAAACTGATCAGTTTAGCCTCCTTCCACTTCAGTTCTAGATCTTCCAATagattttgtcatcattttgaAAGCACATTATATTTACGTGCAGCCTGTTACAAAAGGTAATATGACCCCTGATTGAAGCTAACCAATTGACCTGTAGTTGGCAAGAGGTAAAATATAAGGACTGTATGTGTGGTTTATTGACAAACCCCATGAAAGAGGAGCAACCTGACCACCACATAATACTCGGTCAGTGTTCAGTGACGGATCGGTAACCCAATACTGCTGCAAGGAAATTACTGGCATGCAACTATCTCTAAGCAGGGAAGGGATGCTACTCAAACCAGTGTCTTTCTTTAAAACAACCCACTGACCCCACATGGACAAACTAGGGCATTAGCATCAATCAGAATGGCCCTATGTATTTCAGATtacctcattttcattttaacctAGCTCaagtcatttgaaatgtatgcacTGTCATAAAATTTGTTGTCTGCGTGCACACCCATGCATATGagtttcagttattttatttaacaactGCAACAATCCAAAACCAAACCCTAAGTACGTGCCAGGTCTTTTGTCTCCCTTCACAACACGGCCATTCGGTGCATCGAGTTTATATTGCTCAATACTGGGGTGTCAATATGTGTAGTCTTGCTCCACATTATTTAGATTCCTCCCAGCCACAAACATACCTggcaaacaatgaaaaagattTAGCATATGATCACATCAATCAAAGCTGCTGGGAAATGTCACAAAACCTTCAGGGCAGCTGTTGTACATGATCAAAAGAAAATTTTAGGCAAGCAATTAAATCCTGAACATCAGTCAGTCAAATGTCACACAAGCCTGCAAAAGCATTGCCATGAACACGCTGTGAAATGGGCGGCAAAACGGTACGACTATCATGCTCTGTGGCGTTGGTATAAGCATCATCCTTAAGTGTCTCTGTTCTCATTTCTGTTAATGAGGACAATGAGTTACAGTGGCTGACCTTGGTCCAAGTGAAAACACGTGCAAACTGTTTTTGCACAAAAAGTGTGTCAGAGAATGTTTCTGCTGAGATAACATGCTGTGCCATCAACAGTTAAACAGTGGAATGCAGTATTTTGTGATACATGCATGATTTGCATGAATCTTTCAGAAACAGGTAAATGTCTTAAGCAAATCTTAAGTGGGAACTGgtcacatatttttacattcgCCTCCAAATAGGACGATGTCTATTGTCAATACGGTACACTCTCAAATAGCCTACAGTTCAACACCCTGGATTAAAAATATGTCTGTCTTCATGAAACCACGTAATAACACATAATATTAAAGTACATTTGTTAACCGCATTAATACGTTACGCATTTTAAACAATGCCTCAAAATGTTTGTCTTCTGCAGTATTCCACTATATGTAGTACGTTTTGTTATGCATGCAGAAGAAAGAAGCTTCCGTTTTATGCACTCTCCGTCGTGGAAATTTATTCAATGTTTAGGCTGAGTTGACGATGCTATCAGACACTAGGCTGCAGGAACACGCGACTTAAACTGATTGCCATATGGAATTCGATGACTAATTTGAATGTAACGTAAGTCACAGGCAGCGATGTTTCCTAATTTCCGTGTTAGCAGATCCACACCCGCCATGTAGACAACTTACTGCGTGCCAACAAAACCGCACTAATTGTTAGCCGTACAGTGTATAGATATAGCTAACGTGGGAAAAATTAATAGATTGCAAATCACCTACGAAATCCACATGTTGATTTGTCGTTATGGCCTACTTATCtgacttttttatttgattttttcagttttcgTGAATCGAGTTACCTTGCTTGCAacagaataaattaataaagtttgccatttGTTAATTTCTATATGTTGTGATACTCCCCACAACTGTTTGGTAACAGCGATGGCAAGCTACAGCCAGCGACCGGCACAGAATCTGTGCCAAGCGAGCTGCCTGGTTAAATAAGCAGGCGCTTTTCAGTCCTTGAGGAGGATAAAGTTTTCTCCCACTGCATGACTCCAAGAGACTAATGTCAGCCATTTTTAGAGGTCAGTAAATTTCCACTGAAGCATTGTTCCATCCCTCGGTCGTCGATGAGGAAGTAATTTTCCACTGTAGCTTGCTAGCTCCCGCTAGCAACAACACCTCCCATTGTGCTTTGCGGGTAGAGTAGCCAACGCGCGAAACTACAATACCCAGAACTCCGCAGCCTTTCTGGCGCTTTATCCGTTCCTGCGCTGTGGGTTTGACCTACACGGTTGCCGGAGAATATGGCAGCGGCTAGATTGGGGCTGCAGGTATGACATTCTGAAAGCTTTGCTATGCCAGACGCAcgaatttaattcattttatgtggcacccaaataaaaataaagaaaattagAGGTTGCAATGCTCGAAGAGTTCGTCTGGCGTTATTTACTGAATTTACTCAATGGGCAACAGTATTGCAGTTTGCAACTGACGAGCTATCTAATGTTAGGTAATACCAGAGGCCGTGCTTGTTCTAATGAACCTGGAGCAGTTGGGTTTTGCAGAAGTGCATTCATTGAACCAATGTAGCAAAGACATTGTTTGCAATTAATATGCCATGTTTTCACGGTCCGTAATTTCTCCCTTTCTCGTGTAGGTGCGTCAGTTCAGCTCCACGGTGAGCAGGCCAGCCGCTAAGCTGGTGAAGGTAAGAAAACTAGGCGAATGATTGTCGGTGTTGCCCCACCATCAATTTGACTGTTTCCCAATCCCTTTCGTCCGAGTGATTCTGCGACACCGTTGATTTAGTGAGTGCTTGAAGGGATTCACGTGGTTATCAGCTGCAAAAACATAACAGCAAACATGGTCAGGCATGCCCTTCACATTCCATTGCATGCTGAAAGGTTACAGCCAGAGTCTGAAAGATTTCACTCATGTATTTGGCGGGGTCCATGCacagcattacatttaaatgttgaaatatattgtgCATTGTGCAGGTATTTATTGGTCCACCCTGGATTGGGTTAGGGCAAGGGGATTGGCTGAATGTTTAGATTCACTCCTccaaaaaatggtttaaaaccaACATGACCACCCAGAGAAAATGGAAGTTATTGCATAGGTGAAAGTTCATTCATAATGCATGCTCGGAGTAAAGGCCTCCTCTCTTCAGCCGCCCATCCAGGTGTATGGAGTGGAGGGCCGCTATGCCACCGCCCTGTACTCGGCAGCCAGCAAGCAGAAGAAGCTGGACCAAGTGGAGAAGGAGCTGGGCGTTGTCTCGGTGAGTTTGCCCATTTCAGGCATGATCTGGTGCTTTTCGCCTCTGGATTTTGGCCACTGGTGGGTTGCTGTATGCTTAACTAGCTTCAGTTGACATGAATGGATAGCACTGCTTCATAAGTCACCTGAGATAATGTTGATACGTAAGATCTATTGGGTCTCTGCTATACCCAGCTATTGTCACGGACTGTGTTTTTGATGTACCCAGGTCACTTTGGCTGGGTGTATCACAGTTACTCTACACAGTGATCTGAATGAGCCCAGTTTTGTGTTTGCGGTGTGCAGTGGAGCTGAGGAATTATCTAGGAGACTTCACTGACTGACCAGCATCACCCTCTGTCCACCCGCAGGGCCTGATCGCAGACCCCAAGCTGTCAAGTATCGTCATGAACCCCCATGTCAAGCGTAGCGTCAAGCAGAAGACGTTCAGCGATGCTCTAACCAAGGAGAAGCTGTCCCCCATCACTGTCAACCTCATTAGTAAGTTGCATTAcgttgcatttattcatttggcagacgcttttatccaaagcaacttaaaagtgaggcagagtacaatgcAAATAGCAAATACCCGtgtaaggagtcaacaatattagaagtacttcatgaccaagtttcaatagttggccagacaagctagctagtagagatacgtgcatgaaaccatttttgagtttttttttaaggaaaacaaagattaagaCGTAAAAAAGTGCTctaggtggtagtgtttcaggtgttcaggtaaGCGAGGAAGAGCtttgtcttcagatgtttcttgaagatagtgagggactcagcagatcGGATggagtgtggaagttcattccaccactgagggacaaCGAAGGCCGAAAggtgtctggtggtcctgtcaTATAATGGCTTGAAatgtgatgggaccaccagacacCATTAGGTAGCAGAACATCATGTACCAAACACATCACACGCTGAACTGATTGGTTCTCACAtggttctcatttgcataaagttgggGATTCACCATCTCCGTTTCGCTTGCTTTGCCAGATTTGCTCTGATTTCGCCCAATCAGAGCGAATTTCGCCCCCATACAACCTGAATGAGAACGAAGCGAAATTCGTTGCAATGGAAGCGTACCGTCACACTCTCCGtgcaaccccacccccactctccctctacGTCTGCGCGCAAACCCGGCCCCACTCGATCACACAAGTTCTCCTGCAGCATGGACTGAGACACAGCGCCAGTCCACACTGCcgatataatttttcatttacatgttttcgcagctgtatattttgaaaCTGAAGGAAACCTGAAGGAAACCAACTTTGCGATTTATATTGATCACAGTCTGctttaataaaagtgcttgtgacatctcacatgtggctttgacttacaactgaacatttagcccactttGTAGAAAATACTGCAATATATCGTGTAttgccattcagcctaaaaataccgagatatgatatgatatcacccagccctagtTTGTAGTAGTGCATTAGGAAGTATTGAGGAAGCACCCCTTTAATGTGCAGGACTAGGATGAAAGCAGACCttatgtgtttcagtgtggtaGTTATTGGTGGCTGAGACTTGAAGCAGGCCTAGAAACTGTAGTGCCCTTTACTTACTGGCTTGTGGACTTGAATGAGTGATGGGATGAGTAACTGAGTTACTGCTGCAgtaatgacatcatcagaggGTGAAAAGGCCATCAGTCCCCACAGCCAGCGTGAGCAATGCTTgctcatttctttgttttcatcccACATGTAAGGGAtgtcatttaattcatttcattctctCGTTGGTCATTGTtggttttctgtctgtctttttcctcAGACGTCCTGGCCGAGAATGGTCGTCTGACCCTGACCCCTGATGTCATCTCCGCCTTCGGCAAGATGATGAGCGCCCATCGTGGGGAGGTCATCTGCTCCGTCACTACCGCCCAGGTAGGGTGTACAAAACCCACATATCATTCACGCAATCACTCACATATCCACATGTGCAGATAGCATTTTAGGTCTTACACTGTTTATAGACTTGAGACACAGGAGGGTGTGAGCATCAACATTACTGAATCAACCGGTGTTTGTGCATAGCATGTGgcattaacatttgaaataactGAATGCTGTGACTGCAGTCTTACAAGGTTGTGTCTTACGTTTGTCTGTGTTCGTCTGTTTTTAACACAGCCCTTGGATGAGACCAGTCTGGCAGAGCTGAAGGTCGCTCTGAATGGCTTCCTGCAGAAGGGGGAGACACTCAAGCTGGAGACTAAGGTGGGAACAGAgagctgaagcagagagagggcttTCTCTGGGGTTCTGTAGTGAGCAGGATATACCTGTGACCAGCACTTCCTAACTGAATGTGACTGTTAAGTACGGATGCAGTCATACATTCAGGTCATATGTTTAACCATGAAACTTATTTTTTGAAGTGCTTGAACTTGAACTGTGGCCTTTCTTACCATTTCCCCTCAGTGTTGTAAaggtctctctctttgtctctctctctatagtCTGACCCTTCCATCCTGGGTGGGATGATTGTCAGCATTGGGGACAAATATGTGGACATGTCCACCAAGTCCAAGATCCAGAAGCTGACCAAAATCATCAGGGAGACATAAGTCCTGTGGACTTAGAAAGGGAAGAATAGAGACTGGGATATTAATGTTTGTTGCAGCCTGGCTTCAGAATTGCGCAAGAACAGTAAACCCTGTCTACCTGTTTTTGTtcaataaatattatgtaacaGCTTGCGTGCTTTGTCTTAATGGCTTATACTGTATACGTCGCTATTGCTGTCTGCTTGTCAGCTCATGATATGGTTCAGAGTTCTCAGTTGTACATGAAGGCACttcatctgtgttttcacatgtaAGGGATTTCATTTAGTCTAATACACATTCAAACAGTGCAGTTGATAAAAGCACTCATACGCCTCTAGATCAGGGCTGATTGAGGTCAATACTTTACTAGTGGctcctcatttaaaaaataaccaaTAATTACCAAAATTAGGCTTTCTATCATGTAGGATGGGGTGAACTGCTTAGTGTACAATGTTATGGTCACGGCTGTTTGATGTATGACAAAACTCAGTCTGACAACATGCATGTTAAAGAAAGGACTTGTTTTAATGAGATTGTTCTCCATAGGTTTACAGAATACAGTACTGCACATCCAGAGGCTCATGTGGTCTTTAGTACCAGGGACCTGACACGTGgacttcattaaaaaagaaaaaaggaattctCTGTGGACATTGAGGGAAGGGAGAAATACAATGGCATCGAGCTACtgtacaaattacaaataatacagGCGAACTTGTGCACCCCTTGGAGTGTAAGTAGGATAAGATGACCGCTCTTCACTTGACTCTTTTCCGCATTatgttttttcaacattttaaacaataatacattGTTATACAATTACAATGGTCATAAGTactcttcattttgttttaatgaatggtcATCATTACCTGACCAGAACCACACACTGCAATTGATATACGCTAAGACTTCCTCAATTAAACATAAAGGATTGCTTACTGAGTTGGGGGTTAAAGAGGGAGACTGCAATACTGGGAAGGACTGTACAAAGCAGGTGTGTGGGCAGGAGGGAGGTGCCTGGAGGAgttgcacagagaggaaaaaagccaAACCGCTGTCACTGTCTCTGAGTCTCTGAGAAAGACCCTTTCTGAGAACTAGGGTTCGAGGACACACTCCATCCAAAGCTGTCTTGAAAAGCACATTCATCCAATtgtagcgcacacacacacatacacacacacagtctacctacatacatgtacacacacaggataGTCACGTAAAGACAGGTACAGTTACTTGCAGGCTCTGCAAAAGCTGTCTCCATTCGCATCCTACCCCAGCACAGCCACCCTCTGAGTTTCCCTGCTCTTTAGGCCAGAGCAGAACCGCGGGAACAATGTCAACATCCACAACAGGCAACTTCTGTACCGTTTTTCACCTCCATCTTGTATAATGGATGGTTACAAtaccaaaaaaaagcaaaatgaggCTTCCATCTACATCTACACCAGGAGCTCTGGGAAGCTTGAATCCAGGCAATGTTGTCATATCTGCTGTTACTGTGGTGTACCATTGACATTCTGGCCTGTGATTAATGACAGAAAGCCACACAGAGTGAGAGGAGTAATGGGGGAGACAAATGCAGTACATATAACTTATACTGAGCTCACTGCACGGTGATCAGCTCAAGGCTGGTgattcctttcctctctccattcCACCTCATCACTACGCTCCTCTGCAACgcatcattttattaaatgtgttttcgtGTATGTACAATACCTCAAAATTACCTCATTTACATCAAAATGATTATTTGAAGAAATTCAGCATTCTGTTCCCTTGAACAGGGAAATACCCccaaaatatatacaatatttctTGGTGAACATTTGCAGCTACAGTACTATGCACTGCTTACAGTGAATGACAGCAAAACATGACCTGAAGTCAACATTTCTGAAGATAGGTTTATATCAGTTAATAAACAAACTTCATAGTACCAGACATCACCCTAGCAAACTCCCGAATACCACAGTgcaatcttttaaaataaaaaaactggtATGTATTTCAAAGGATgaagcaaaattaaaatttgcCACAACAGGCTACAATAAAATATGGTGTAAACTCCAGTACAAGTCAGAAATGTGAGTCTTATAATATAGCACTGTATATTAAATAGTATACCTTTTGCGATATGAAACGTTTTATTccaagaaattaaataaaaaacttCTATAAAATATCCTATTCATGCATATAAATCAGTATGAGAAATGTAGAGTGGTTCTAGTTAAATACAGCTTCTCATAAATCTaccatttcctttcaaaaatatCTCTACGGTTAATTTTTCATCATAAACACTGCAAATTCGACCAGGAATAAAATTACCCAGTCATTTCCTTACTCTATGTAGCagtcacagctgtttttttatgcatttcaaaaagCATTGGAAAAAACTGACACTCCCAAGccaatgcatgtttcccattcaACTGGAATGaccaaaacaacagatcaacaAAAGACATAATTTCATCTGcgcagtgcttgtgtgtgagcaACTTGTGCAAGACTCAGATGGTCAGCACCATTTGCACAGGAGAGCAACATGGTAAAAATTTAGAATCCAACATAAGGgaggtccacacacacaccaccctgatGAAACAGTCCTGtggaatgttgaaaaaaatacataagacTGATGTTCCATCCCACAACTGTCAAGCAGTTCTGTCCACAAAACCTGTTCTCAAGCAAACTTGACCTTGTGTCTCCTGTTatcataaaacaaaacttttcagTTATTAGAAGAAATAGCCAAGTAACAAGCTGTACGCATCCTGTACCTATTCACTTCATTACCCTGATTATAAGACTTCCTTTACGTACtttaacaaatgttttaaagacAAGCAAAGAGTAAGACCGTGCACAACCCCCACACCATCAGTTCAGCCAAGGATGCACAATTGGTCTTGGTCCTTTTTCAGCTGTACGATTTTAACATAACCAGTCCTTATAACTGCCATGTGAAGCCCCACAAAACCTTGAATATTTTCCCTACATACTATAAGTGCAATGCATTAATCAACATAGTTCCACACTCAAACATGgccacttttttaaaattgcaagAGAACTACAAGGTACAAACGCAAACCTACACAATccactcacacattcattcaaataCCCTGCTTCAAAACCTTCCTGTTTCGAAATTGAATAAATATGATGTAAATAATCAATGGGCAAACAGGCTGTAAAAATTGCCCTGGGCTGTTTTTGCACACCAGCAGGTTTCACTGTGCAAAGTTAACAGCATGACAATGAATCCAAATGTAACAGTGCAACGGTAACAGTGAATAAAAGCATGTTAGTGTAACTCTAAATATATCTGAATACGGTGTCTGTGTAAATCCAACTGTGTTACTGTGCTTTCCATTCTTCTGAGAAGAGGGCAGGACATCTCAAACAGAAGAGCAGAAGAGGAATGAAcagatacataaaaataatttctgcaAGCCTCAACAAATACAATCATTCTCTGTTAAGTGAATTAGCACAGTTAAAGGACAAATGAAACGGCTTTGAGTAATCTGACTAGATTTTAtgagggattaaaaaaaagaccaagCTTTATAGTAGATTAGTTTTGGGTTCTTGGAATGTTTCTTCATGAATCACCTGGGTGTTGCTTGCTAAAACTAACTCCCCCTCCTGTAAACTTTACTGATAGTGctcacatacatttttgtgtgtcaACCTGCTTCTTCATGGAGAACAGTGAAAAACAGATGATAACATCTGTgatacaaatatttttccacactgttGATTGTAAATGAAGACATATCATTTTGACGCTATTGGGTAACGATGCAGTAGAATATGGCAGCTCCAGTATGTGAATACATGTGTCCTCACTGCTTTTGTTGaacaacagaataaataaatactttgtaAGACAGTAACTAAGATTCTAGCAAAGAATCTCTGACAAAAGTCTGATCCTTGTGTCATCacaatgagaaaaataatacattactcacaataataataataataataataataattttaaaatatatggaGAACGCATACATTGTCATTCATTAAGACCTTAACAGCTTTtgcaggcacaaacacacacacacacacacatacacacacacacagacacacacacacacgcacacacacacacgaccacTTACACGCATCACTGGAGGCGGTACAAATGGGATTATGACACGAGGACAGGGATTAAGAACACTGAGGCGGGGAGTCGGGAGCATCTCGGAACCCAAATCGGAATGTTGGGACCCGGAGACGACAGAGAACGAGGCCCGCGGGAGCGCGGGCTAGGGTTCATCAAACAGCTGCAGGTCCAGCCGTATCACGATCTCACCAGTTGGAACCTCGTGGAGCAGCAGCCGCTTGGTTATCGGGCCCTTGGAACCCTGGTCCTTCTTGATGTCCGCCAGTCGGATCTCTGTTCTGCCCAGGAagtctgcagggagagaggagaaacaccTCGCCTGCATGTTCTGCACTGGGCAGAATCTGCCAAACTGTACATGTATTTGGCATATGGCCAGAGGGTGTTTGGTGTGTGGGCAtagtgtggatgtgtatgtgtgtttattcatcTGCAAGTTCCTACATACTGACCATCAGACGAGAACATATCcccagcatgtgtgtgtgtgtgtgtgtgagtgtgcgtgcgcgcacgtGCGTGTATTCGTGGGCACGTTCCGACACACTGACCATCAGGGGAGAACTGATCCCTCTCGAACACCGTCACACACAGGACGTCCTGTTCCAGGTCTTTGATGAAGAACTGGCAGTTGGAGTTCCACTTGGGGTTGAGCGTGTCCTGCAGCGTCTTGGTGATGTGGCACTGGGAGCCCATCGTGACCTCGCAGTACGGGTTACTCTTCCCTGGGAGGCATGGCATATGCACGTGGAACATGACAGCAACTCTTACGTAACATCGTTTGCCTGACTTACATGGCAGACTTATACTCTACTGTTATATCACAGAGCAGGATTCttgccagaaacacagattCAAATTGTGCTTTGTAACAGGCCTTCAGACCTTAAAGTGCAAATTGAGGCTTAAATAGCCCTTAGACATTTCCCTGGAAAACAGATCATTAGAGTATTCCAGATCTTTAGgattaaacattacattacattactttcatttagcagatgctcttatccagaacgacttccagcacaaaagaacagaagtaaattcattcaagttgaatgagcaagtgttagaccagactaacaacactcccaggccagtgagtgtgagcgtaacactattcaagccctaccacaagttaacttatgcaacctgactagacaggTTAACAACCTGCATTAAGGTATCTTTCATTCTAAATAAGGCAATGGTCACATGCAGAAGCCTTACCGTTGGAACGACAAGGTTTCAGCTCAATGCCCTCCACGATGTTGACCATCAGTCGCCCAATGCCTGTGGCCCTCTGGGACCGTACTGCACCACAAGGACACAGGTGTCAACAGCATGTCCCAGACACAGTATATCTCAAAAGTAATGCAACCATGTGAATAATGTAGCAAGCTCACAAACCTCTCAACTCAAATAATGTTCGCCCCGAAAAGAGTGaacatttttatctttcttttccttttacaaAACCCTGCAGCGAGATGAATGGGATCCTCCAATGTATTCAGACGCAGCCAAGAGGTAGATTTCTCACCACTAGTCACACAGCGCACCGCAGTGAAGCGAGTGCTTATTGGAGGATAGAGGCTATTctactgatgtcatccaagcaacctgCGGGCGCCTGACACaacacagggtgcctgagagcggtgagatgaggaaaccctggccggcctacccacccctatcccttACAAAAtgctcccagtcactgtcagcCTATGACATGGCCGGTTTTGAACCCGAGCCATAGGGCTCCGAGGTGAATGAACTTCAAACagcaatacatttaaataaagaaatgtccATGGCGTGAACGATCAAAAAATGTTTACGTCATGTGATGCCCACCAAGATAagccttctccctcttcctcttctccgtCTCAATGTAGAGCTCTGACGCTGCCTTGATCTTCTGCACCCAAGCTGTCCTGAAGCACAAGCAACCGCAACCAAGTTCATCACATTACACTGGGTCAAATTAGATTAAATTAGattactgaaatataatttaGGCTCAGCTCTGGGCCACTATCTACTTCTGAACATTTATACACGCAACCCCGCCCCTTGCTGTATGAGTGCAGTACACGGCATTTCCCTTAGGGTAGACGCCATCGATGTGGGACAGGGGGCGTAGTCTACATCGGGAGGTGGGCTGCAGTGCTTCTTACCTCTCGTTAATGCTCTCGGCCCGCAGCGTGTAGACTCTGTCGATGTGGGAGATGTGAAAGATCGGTTCGTCCCCTGAGGGGTCGGTGGGTAGCTTGACCAGCACCTCGTTCAGGAAAATGGGCTGTGAGGGGGGGTGACAGGGGTAGGGGgcaagggggagagggaaggcaTTAGGGTAGGTTTCCATGTGCCCTGTATCCAAGGGCACAGCAGATGCTCAGAGCTAACCCACAAAACCTAAAAGGGGTGGTTAGAGTTATTTCAGCTCCTGACCAGcttctacacccccccccccactctgacatcacccctcaccccccccagcAGCCCTAACCACACCTTCAGCAGCTCCACTCACAGTCTTATACATCCTGTACTGCAGGTGGGACTTGGGGCTGAAGACCTTATCGGAGCCTGAGGAGCCCAGGGGCTT
Protein-coding regions in this window:
- the atp5po gene encoding ATP synthase subunit O, mitochondrial translates to MAAARLGLQVRQFSSTVSRPAAKLVKPPIQVYGVEGRYATALYSAASKQKKLDQVEKELGVVSGLIADPKLSSIVMNPHVKRSVKQKTFSDALTKEKLSPITVNLINVLAENGRLTLTPDVISAFGKMMSAHRGEVICSVTTAQPLDETSLAELKVALNGFLQKGETLKLETKSDPSILGGMIVSIGDKYVDMSTKSKIQKLTKIIRET